The following proteins are encoded in a genomic region of Apis mellifera strain DH4 linkage group LG14, Amel_HAv3.1, whole genome shotgun sequence:
- the LOC410559 gene encoding tubulin beta chain isoform X1 produces MRQSDRSKGNNFYLFLPSFLPFLFLFFLSYFSLSVSVCHAQFWEVISDEHGIDPTGTYHGDSDLQLERINVYYNEASGGKYVPRAILVDLEPGTMDAVRSGPFGQIFRPDNFVFGQSGAGNNWAKGHYTEGAELVDSVLDVVRKEAESCDCLQGFQLTHSLGGGTGAGMGTLLISKIREEYPDRIMMTFSVVPSPKVSDTVVEPYNCTLSVHQLVENTDESYCIDNEALYDICFRTLKLTTPTYGDLNHLVSATLSGVTTCLRFPGQLNADLRKLAVNMVPFPRLHFFIPGFAPLTSRGSQQYRALTVPELTQQMFDAKNMMAACDPRHGRYLTVAAVFRGRMSMKEVDEQMLNIQNKNSSYFVEWIPSNVKTAVCDIPPRGLKMSATFIGNSTAIQELFKRVSEQFTAMFRRKAFLHWYTGEGMDEMEFTEAESNMNDLVSEYQQYQEATAEEEGEFDEEEEGEGEHP; encoded by the exons ATGCGGCAATCAGATAGGAGCAAaggtaacaatttttatcttttccttccttccttccttcctttccttttcctattcttcctctcttatttttctctctctgtctctgtatGTCACGCACAGTTTTGGGAGGTGATCTCCGACGAGCACGGTATAGATCCAACCGGCACCTACCACGGCGACTCCGACCTCCAGCTGGAACGCATAAACGTTTATTACAACGAGGCGTCGGGAGGGAAGTACGTTCCAAGAGCGATCCTGGTCGACTTGGAGCCGGGGACAATGGACGCGGTACGCTCAGGCCCGTTCGGCCAGATATTTCGGCCGGACAACTTTGTGTTCGGGCAGAGCGGGGCCGGGAACAATTGGGCCAAAGGCCACTACACCGAGGGCGCCGAACTCGTCGACTCGGTTCTCGACGTGGTCCGGAAGGAGGCGGAAAGTTGCGACTGTTTGCAAGGATTCCAGTTGACTCATTCTCTCGGCGGTGGAACAGGGGCTGGGATGGGAACGTTGCTTATATCGAAGATTCGCGAGGAATATCCGGATAGAATTATGATGACGTTCAGCGTGGTCCCTTCTCCGAAG GTATCCGACACGGTGGTCGAACCCTATAACTGCACTCTGTCGGTGCATCAATTGGTTGAAAATACAGACGAGTCTTATTGTATCGATAACGAGGCCCTATACGATATTTGCTTCCGTACGTTGAAGTTAACGACACCGACTTACGGTGATTTGAATCACTTGGTGAGCGCAACGCTTAGCGGAGTGACCACGTGTTTAAGATTTCCTGGACAACTAAACGCCGACTTGCGTAAACTCGCTGTAAATATGGTACCCTTCCCCAGATTGCATTTCTTTATCCCAGGTTTCGCACCCTTAACGTCCAG AGGTTCGCAGCAATACAGAGCTCTAACGGTCCCGGAACTCACGCAACAAATGTTTGACGCGAAAAACATGATGGCGGCGTGCGATCCTCGCCACGGTCGTTACCTGACCGTGGCAGCCGTCTTTCGAGGGAGGATGTCGATGAAGGAGGTGGACGAACAAATgctcaatattcaaaataaaaacagtAGTTATTTCGTGGAATGGATTCCCAGTAACGTTAAGACTGCCGTGTGCGACATTCCCCCTCGCGGGTTAAAAATGTCGGCAACTTTCATTGGGAATTCAACGGCTATTCAG GAATTGTTCAAGAGAGTATCGGAACAATTCACGGCGATGTTCAGGCGGAAAGCTTTCCTGCATTGGTACACGGGAGAGGGGATGGATGAAATGGAATTCACCGAGGCTGAGAGCAATATGAACGACTTGGTCTCCGAGTACCAGCAATATCAAGAGGCTACCGCCGAGGAAGAAGGCGAGttcgacgaagaagaagagggtgAGGGTGAACACCCGTAA
- the LOC727164 gene encoding eukaryotic translation initiation factor 3 subunit F-like, translating to MIKSMCILLLVAAVASAGLVPAAPLAVAPAAVAAVPAPIVTARSSQVVARNYNTLAAAPLAVAAPLPAAAYPPVAVAAAPLHAAPLPYAALNYPAVAI from the exons ATGATCAAGTCAATG TGCATCCTTCTCCTCGTTGCCGCGGTGGCGTCCGCCGGACTGGTCCCAGCCGCCCCTTTGGCCGTGGCCCCGGCCGCTGTGGCCGCTGTTCCAGCGCCCATCGTCACGGCTAGAAGCAGCCAAGTCGTGGCCAGGAATTACAACACGTTGGCCGCCGCGCCGCTCGCCGTCGCCGCGCCATTGCCGGCCGCCGCGTATCCACCGGTCGCCGTAGCCGCCGCCCCGCTTCACGCGGCACCGCTCCCGTACGCCGCGCTCAACTATCCCGCTGTTGCCATATAA
- the LOC410559 gene encoding tubulin beta chain isoform X2, translating into MREIAHLQAGQCGNQIGAKFWEVISDEHGIDPTGTYHGDSDLQLERINVYYNEASGGKYVPRAILVDLEPGTMDAVRSGPFGQIFRPDNFVFGQSGAGNNWAKGHYTEGAELVDSVLDVVRKEAESCDCLQGFQLTHSLGGGTGAGMGTLLISKIREEYPDRIMMTFSVVPSPKVSDTVVEPYNCTLSVHQLVENTDESYCIDNEALYDICFRTLKLTTPTYGDLNHLVSATLSGVTTCLRFPGQLNADLRKLAVNMVPFPRLHFFIPGFAPLTSRGSQQYRALTVPELTQQMFDAKNMMAACDPRHGRYLTVAAVFRGRMSMKEVDEQMLNIQNKNSSYFVEWIPSNVKTAVCDIPPRGLKMSATFIGNSTAIQELFKRVSEQFTAMFRRKAFLHWYTGEGMDEMEFTEAESNMNDLVSEYQQYQEATAEEEGEFDEEEEGEGEHP; encoded by the exons ATGCGCGAAATTGCCCATCTCCAAGCTGGTCAATGCGGCAATCAGATAGGAGCAAag TTTTGGGAGGTGATCTCCGACGAGCACGGTATAGATCCAACCGGCACCTACCACGGCGACTCCGACCTCCAGCTGGAACGCATAAACGTTTATTACAACGAGGCGTCGGGAGGGAAGTACGTTCCAAGAGCGATCCTGGTCGACTTGGAGCCGGGGACAATGGACGCGGTACGCTCAGGCCCGTTCGGCCAGATATTTCGGCCGGACAACTTTGTGTTCGGGCAGAGCGGGGCCGGGAACAATTGGGCCAAAGGCCACTACACCGAGGGCGCCGAACTCGTCGACTCGGTTCTCGACGTGGTCCGGAAGGAGGCGGAAAGTTGCGACTGTTTGCAAGGATTCCAGTTGACTCATTCTCTCGGCGGTGGAACAGGGGCTGGGATGGGAACGTTGCTTATATCGAAGATTCGCGAGGAATATCCGGATAGAATTATGATGACGTTCAGCGTGGTCCCTTCTCCGAAG GTATCCGACACGGTGGTCGAACCCTATAACTGCACTCTGTCGGTGCATCAATTGGTTGAAAATACAGACGAGTCTTATTGTATCGATAACGAGGCCCTATACGATATTTGCTTCCGTACGTTGAAGTTAACGACACCGACTTACGGTGATTTGAATCACTTGGTGAGCGCAACGCTTAGCGGAGTGACCACGTGTTTAAGATTTCCTGGACAACTAAACGCCGACTTGCGTAAACTCGCTGTAAATATGGTACCCTTCCCCAGATTGCATTTCTTTATCCCAGGTTTCGCACCCTTAACGTCCAG AGGTTCGCAGCAATACAGAGCTCTAACGGTCCCGGAACTCACGCAACAAATGTTTGACGCGAAAAACATGATGGCGGCGTGCGATCCTCGCCACGGTCGTTACCTGACCGTGGCAGCCGTCTTTCGAGGGAGGATGTCGATGAAGGAGGTGGACGAACAAATgctcaatattcaaaataaaaacagtAGTTATTTCGTGGAATGGATTCCCAGTAACGTTAAGACTGCCGTGTGCGACATTCCCCCTCGCGGGTTAAAAATGTCGGCAACTTTCATTGGGAATTCAACGGCTATTCAG GAATTGTTCAAGAGAGTATCGGAACAATTCACGGCGATGTTCAGGCGGAAAGCTTTCCTGCATTGGTACACGGGAGAGGGGATGGATGAAATGGAATTCACCGAGGCTGAGAGCAATATGAACGACTTGGTCTCCGAGTACCAGCAATATCAAGAGGCTACCGCCGAGGAAGAAGGCGAGttcgacgaagaagaagagggtgAGGGTGAACACCCGTAA